Part of the Puniceicoccaceae bacterium genome is shown below.
GAATCCGCTTGATGCAGACGTTCCAATAGGTCACTGTTTTCCATGGTGGTTTCCTTATCTTGTTAGTTTTGCTGCCTCCAAGCTTGGTCGCTTGGGGGCGGGAAACCACCTCAAAGTTTTAACAATTTTTGGGACTCTTCCTGTTCGAACGCTGAGCTTATATGAACTGGAGCGCAAAAACGGGAAGGATCCGATCAGAGCCTTCCCGTTTTGAAGTGGAGTGGTGAGGAGTGAATGGAGTGTGTCAGATCAGCATCATCGCAGGGTTTTCGATGATTTCCTTCAATGCCTTGAGATACTGTGCGCCGACGGCACCGTCGACGATGCGGTGATCGCCGCTCAGTCCCACATGCATGCGGTCGCCGGGAACGATTTCGCCCTTGGCGTTGACCACGGGTTTGCGAACAGTGGCACCGACGGAGAGGATGGCGGCGTTGGGCGGATTGATGATGCCATAGAAACTGTGGATGCCATACATGCCCAGATTGGTCACCGTGAAGGTGGAGCCGGACATTTCGTCAGGTTTGAGCTTCTTGTTCTGCGCCTTGGCGATCAATTCCTTGGCCTCGGCACTGATCTGGCGCAGCCCCTTGAGGTGTGCATTCTTGATCGTCGGTGTAACGAGACCCTCCTCAACCGCGACGGCAAAGGCCATGTGCACCTCACCGTGCTGTTTGATGTGATCTCCCATCCAGGATGCATTGGCGGCGGGAACTTCGCGCAGGGCCTCGGTGGCAGCCTTGAGAATGAAGTCATTGACCGAAAACTTGAAGCCTCCCTGTTCTTTGGGCAGCGAGCTGGTTTTGGCATTGATCAAGGAACGCATCTCGAGCAGCGGCCCCATATCGACCTCGATATCGAGATAGAAGTGGGGGATCTGCGTCTTGGATTCGAGTAGGCGCTTTGCGATGACAGCACGCATGTTGCTGACTGGCAGATCGACGGTTTCGCCAATGCCTGGACCTGAAACGGGGGCACTGGCTGCCGTACCCGCAGCGGATGACGCCGCCCTGGGTGTAGCGGTTCCCTTCTCAGCGGCCTCGAGCACATCCTTGCGAACGATGCGACCACCGGGACCTGAACCCTTCACCTGTGCGATGTCGACTCCCTTTTCCGCAGCGATCTTTTTCGCGAGCGGAGAGGCCTTGATGCGCTTGCCATCGCTGCTGTTTGAAGTGTCGGATGATGGCGACCCACCGGAGCTGCTTGCCTGGGAGGATTCCGCCTTGGAACCCGAATCAGATGGGGACGCGGAGGAGGATGCTTCCTCCTGTTTTTCCTTGGATTTGGATTCCTGCTTTGCATCTTCCTTCGCGGGTTCATCACCAGCGGAAGGGGTTACATCGGGTGCCTTTTCGCCCTTATTTCCGATGGCGCAAATGGGTTCGCCCACGGCGACCTGTCCACCTGCTTTGACATACTGCTTGAGCAGGACGCCATCGGAAAATACCTCCATTTCCATGGTCGCCTTATCGGTTTCGATCTCGACGATCATGTCTCCGGAAGCGACGCTGTCGCCCTCTTTTTTCAGCCACGATACGATGGTCCCGACGGACATGGTATCGCTGAGTTTGGGCATTTCAATGAGTTCAGCCATGATGTGTAATGGGTTTGCAAGTTAGA
Proteins encoded:
- a CDS encoding pyruvate dehydrogenase complex dihydrolipoamide acetyltransferase, which gives rise to MAELIEMPKLSDTMSVGTIVSWLKKEGDSVASGDMIVEIETDKATMEMEVFSDGVLLKQYVKAGGQVAVGEPICAIGNKGEKAPDVTPSAGDEPAKEDAKQESKSKEKQEEASSSASPSDSGSKAESSQASSSGGSPSSDTSNSSDGKRIKASPLAKKIAAEKGVDIAQVKGSGPGGRIVRKDVLEAAEKGTATPRAASSAAGTAASAPVSGPGIGETVDLPVSNMRAVIAKRLLESKTQIPHFYLDIEVDMGPLLEMRSLINAKTSSLPKEQGGFKFSVNDFILKAATEALREVPAANASWMGDHIKQHGEVHMAFAVAVEEGLVTPTIKNAHLKGLRQISAEAKELIAKAQNKKLKPDEMSGSTFTVTNLGMYGIHSFYGIINPPNAAILSVGATVRKPVVNAKGEIVPGDRMHVGLSGDHRIVDGAVGAQYLKALKEIIENPAMMLI